The stretch of DNA TAGGTGCCGATGCAGCGTGTCAGCCGCGATCGAGCGCGCAAGCGATCACAACGGTGCTCTATGTTCGGGCACCGCGGGACGAGTCGCCGATCGCAGCCGGCGTCTCCGGTCGTTTGACAAGTGCCCCGACTGGTACCAAACTCTTGTACCAGTTGGAGGTGGGCCAATGGCAATCACTGCCAGCGAGGCGCGCAAGCACCTCTTTCCGCTGATCGAGCAGGTCAACGAGGACAGGACGCCTGTCGAGATCACCTCTCGCCGTGGCGACGCCGTGCTGCTCTCCCGCGAGGAGTACGACGCCCTGCAGGAGACGGCGCACCTGCTACG from Mycobacteriales bacterium encodes:
- a CDS encoding type II toxin-antitoxin system prevent-host-death family antitoxin, whose protein sequence is MAITASEARKHLFPLIEQVNEDRTPVEITSRRGDAVLLSREEYDALQETAHLLRAPKNARRLLESLDQALAGKREEHELQR